Part of the Kitasatospora sp. NBC_01266 genome, ATATCCGGTATTAGACCCCGTTTCCAGGGCTTGTCCCAGAGTGCAGGGCAGATTGCCCACGTGTTACTCACCCGTTCGCCACTGATCCACCCCGAAGGGCTTCACCGTTCGACTTGCATGTGTTAAGCACGCCGCCAGCGTTCGTCCTGAGCCAGGATCAAACTCTCCGTGAATGTTTTCCCGTAATCGGGTCGACACCCGCGTTGAGCGGCACGACAACCACCGGAATAGGGTGACCTCGTGCACTGCGTCCTCGCTAGTGTTTTACTTCAAAAGGAATCTCCAACCCCAATCAAACGATCGAGGCCGGGGATGTCAACATATCTGGCGTTGACTTTTGGCACGCTGTTGAGTTCTCAAGGAACGGACGCTTCCTTCAAGCCGCTCTCGCAAGCTCTCCGGGCGCTTTGTTCTTTCGTGTTCTCAGCTTATCAGATCCGATCCGCACCGTTTACCGGCCGTTTTCTTCTCCGAATTCCCGCTGAGGGGGATTTCCTTCGGCTTACCAGCAGAGCCTATCAAAGGATTTGCAGTGGTTTCGCCTGGGGTATTTGGCTTGCCGGGCCGCATCCGTGGACGCGCTGCCTCAGCTTGCCGTGTCGTAGACCCTACAACCGGGTCGGCTCTGTTGTCCAGTCCGACCTAACCGTTCGAATCTACTAGCCGACCTGACCCGTGTCAACGGTTCTGGCGGCGTGAAGAGAAGACTACCAGGTCAGAAGGGGTCATCCCGCCACGGGCTGGAGGTCGGCACGGTCGGCGGCGGCGACGTCGCCGATCTCACCGGTAGCTGCGGCCCGGCGCCCGAGGAGTAGGGCGTAGAGCAGGAAGAGCGTCTCGGCGGCGACGCCGATGCCGACCCGGGCCCAGGTGGGGAGGCCGGAGGGGGTGACGAAGGCTTCCAGCAGGCCGCTGACGAAGAGGACGGCGGTCAGGCCCATCGCCATGCCGATGGTGGCGCGGCCCTGCTCGGCCAGTGCGACGGTGCGCGGGCGCGGGCCCGGGTCGATCACCGTCCAGCCGAGGCGCAGGCCCAGGCCGGCGGCGACGAAGACGGCCGTGAGTTCGAGCAGGCCGTGCGGCAGGAGCAGGCCGAGAAAGAGGTCGAGGCGGCCGGCGGAGGCCATCAGACCGATCCCGATGCCGAGGTTGAGGACGTTCTGGGCCAGCACATAGAGGACCGGCAGGCCGAGGAAGACGCCGAAGACCAGGCACTGGGTGGCCACCCAGGCGTTGTTCGTCCAGACCTGGGCGGCGAAGGAGCTGGCCGGACGGTCGGAGTAGTAGGCCTGGTAGGCGCCACCGGGGCGGGTCATCTCGCGCAGCTGGTCGGGGGCGGCCAGGCTGTCCC contains:
- a CDS encoding stage II sporulation protein M, encoding MDLDVFVAAHQAQWARLETLSKRRKLSGAEADELVALYQRVTAHLAKVQATAPDPALVGRLTTLVARARTAVTGRRAAGWRDVGRYFTVSFPAALYRSRRWWLPIALVSLLGAALIAWWVATHPEVRDSLAAPDQLREMTRPGGAYQAYYSDRPASSFAAQVWTNNAWVATQCLVFGVFLGLPVLYVLAQNVLNLGIGIGLMASAGRLDLFLGLLLPHGLLELTAVFVAAGLGLRLGWTVIDPGPRPRTVALAEQGRATIGMAMGLTAVLFVSGLLEAFVTPSGLPTWARVGIGVAAETLFLLYALLLGRRAAATGEIGDVAAADRADLQPVAG